The Pseudoalteromonas translucida KMM 520 genome segment AAAACCTAAAGCAGGTGCTTGATGAGTTACCAGAAACACTTAGTATAAGCACAGCACAAAATAAACTTGCAGATATTGTTAATCAGCTAGAGCGTTTAGGTGCGGTAAATTTAGCCGCTATTGATGAGTTTGATCAAGCCAAAGCGCGCAGCGAATATCTTGATAATCAATTAGATGACTTAACTAAAGCGCTGAGTACCCTAGAAGGGGCTATTCGTAAAATTGATATAGAAACCAAAACCCGCTTTAAAGCGACCTTTGATCAGGTTAACCAAGACTTTGCAAAGCTATTTCCAAAGGTTTTTGGCGGTGGAAGTGCTTATTTAGAATTAACCAGTGACGATTTACTCGAAAGTGGTGTTAGTATAATGGCACGACCACCAGGTAAAAAAAATTCAACAATTCATTTGTTAAGTGGTGGAGAAAAAGCGCTGAGCGCATTATCATTAGTGTTTTCTATATTCAGGCTCAATCCAGCTCCATTCTGTATGCTGGATGAAGTAGATGCACCGCTAGATGATGCCAACGTGGTACGTTTTTGCCGTTTGGTTGAAGAAATGTCACAATCGGTGCAGTTTATTTATATTAGCCATAATAAAATTGCGATGGAAATGGCTGGTAGATTAACAGGTGTTACCATGGCTGAGCCAGGTGTGTCGCGCGTAGTGGCTGTAGATATTGAACAAGCTGTGCAACTTGCACACGCATAGTTAAATTAAACGTATTAGATTTTAACTAATACACAGGTTTAGGCATATAAAATAAAAAAGGTGAGGGGATGGCCGAAGAATTAAGATGGGTTTTAATCGTGATCAGTGTATTTGTCATAGGTGGCTTATTAGTACACGGTTTATGGTCAGTGCGAAAAAAAGACAACCCAGAAATACCTGCTAACGAGCGGGTCGAACCACAACACACAGCTCACTCTCATTCGCCAAGTGCAGAGCCTGCACAGAGCGTTGCCTTTGAGCAAGAAGAACCACAATTTGGTGAACTAAATTTTGATGCCAACGAGCCGCAAATAGATACTAGCGTGCCAGAAGTACCAATTGAAGATGACCTTAGTGTAATAGAGCCAGAGCACGACCTTGAGCCAAGCGAAGAGCCAGCAGAGGTTTCAGACTTTGTGATTGTGCATATTCAAATGCCAGATGGAATGAGCATGCAAGGCAGTAAATTATTGCCCGCGGTAAACACCTTAGGGTTTAAATACTCAGAGGAAGGCTTTTTTAATCGTCATTTAGATCCAGCAGGCCAAGGCCCGGTATTATTTAGACTAGTAAATATGTATAACCCAGGTACCTTCGATATTGATAATATGGAACAATTTAGTACCGCAGGCGTTAGCTTATTTATGACCTTACCGTGTGAAGGTGATGGCTTAGCGGCATTTAATATGCTGCACAGCGCAGCTAAAAAGCTCAGCGACGAATTTGGTGCGCAAATTTTAGATGCGCAGCGTGAAGAAATGACCGTAGATCGCGTTCGTCAATATGTTGAACAGGTACGTGCATTTTCTGCGTAATTAACGCAATAGGTTAAATTTTTATAAGCCACTGGGCGTTGACTCGTCAAAGTGGCTTTTTTTATGTTTTTTGAGGTCAAAATGGCAAGCAGCATTAGTGAGCAAATAAATCATCTTCGTAGTACGCTTGAACAGCACAGTTACAATTATTATGTACTTGATACCCCCAGTATTCCTGATGCTGAATACGACCGTTTATTACAACAACTCAGCGCACTAGAAACCCAGCACCCAGAATTAATAACCGCCGACTCGCCAACCCAAAAAGTAGGCGGTGCTGCGCTGAGTAAATTTGAGCAAGTAGCCCACCAAGTTCCTATGTTATCGCTTGATAACGCCTTTAGCGAAAATGAGTTTATTGCCTTTAATCGCCGTATAAAAGAGCGTTTAATGAGTACCGAAGAGCTTACCTTTTGTTGTGAGCCAAAACTAGATGGTTTAGCTGTGTCTATTATTTATCGTGATGGCGTACTAGTGCAAGCCGCGACCCGAGGTGACGGGGTGACGGGAGAAAATGTAACTCAAAACGTTAAAACAATTCGTAATGTACCACTTAAATTACGAGGTAACGATTATCCTGCTGAACTAGAAGTACGCGGCGAAGTGTTTATGGATAATGCAGGCTTTGAAAAGTTTAACATTGAAGCTGAAAAACGTGGTGAAAAAGTATTTGTAAACCCACGTAACGCCGCCGCAGGTAGCTTGCGCCAGCTTGACTCTAAAATTACGGCTAAACGCCCGCTGATGTTTTATGCCTACAGCACAGGTCTTGTAGCCGACGGTAGCATTGCAGAGGATCATTATCAGCAATTAGAAAAATTGACTGATTGGGGATTACCACTTTGCCCTGAAACCAAATTAGTAGAAGGCCCACAAGCAGCACTGGCTTATTACACTGATATTTTAACGCGCCGTGGCGAGCTTAAATATGAAATAGATGGCGTAGTAATAAAAATAAATCAAAAAGCCTTACAAGAGCGTTTAGGCTTTGTAGCACGCGCTCCGCGTTGGGCTATTGCCTATAAGTTTCCGGCCCAAGAAGAAATAACCAAATTACTCGATGTAGAGTTTCAGGTGGGACGTACGGGAGCAATTACACCCGTTGCACGGTTAGAGCCGGTATTTGTTGGTGGTGTTACCGTATCAAACGCTACTTTGCACAATGGCGATGAGATAGCGCGCTTAGGCGTAAAAGTGGGCGACACGGTAATTATTCGCCGTGCAGGGGACGTGATCCCGCAAATAACACAAGTAGTGCTTGAGCGCCGCCCTGATGATGCCCGCGATATTGAGTTTCCGGTAACTTGCCCAATTTGTGACTCCCATGTAGAAAAAGTAGAAGGTGAAGCCGTAGCGCGTTGTACTGGTGGTTTAGTGTGCCCGGCGCAACGTAAACAAGCGATTAAACACTTTGCATCGCGCAAAGCCCTGGATATAGACGGCCTTGGCGATAAAATTGTTGACCAACTCGTCGACAGAGAGCTGATTAAAACCCCTGCAGATTTGTTTATTTTAAAGCAAGGACACTTTGAATCGCTTGAGCGTATGGGGCCAAAATCGGCTAAAAATTTGGTTACTGCGCTTCAAGACGCTAAAGCAACCACTTTGGCTAAGTTTTTATACTCATTGGGTATTCGTGAAGCGGGTGAGGCAACCACACAAAATTTAGCTAATCATTTCTTAACCCTTGAAAACGTAATAAATGCCAGCATTGATAGTTTAACTCAAGTAAGTGATGTGGGCGAAATAGTAGCAACCCATGTTCGTAGCTTTTTTGCCGAGCAGCATAATTTAGATGTTGTAAATGCGCTGGTAGAACAAGGCATTAATTGGCCTGAACTTACTCCACCTTCAGCGCAAGAGCAGCCATTAGCCGGCCTTGTTTATGTACTTACCGGTACCTTAAATACATTAAATCGTAATGATGCCAAAGCACGTTTGCAGCAGCTCGGTGCTAAAGTGTCGGGTAGTGTGTCGGCTAAAACCGATGCGTTAGTAGCAGGCGAAAAGGCCGGCTCTAAACTAACTAAGGCACAAGACTTAGGTATAGATGTACTGACAGAAGAAGATTTAATTAATTTATTAGAGCAACATAATGGCTGATTTATTAAATATATTAAATACACTTTTAATTAATGTAGGACAGTGGCTGCATAGTTATTTATATAATTTATCTATGCTGATAATGGTGTGCTTAGTGTCTTTATACGCAGGCGATATTATAAAGCTAACCAAAGGGCTGGTTGTACGTCGTCATTTTATAGTAAGAGTGCTGTGCTTTGTATTGATCACCGCCTTTGGATTTGGTTTTGTGGTTGTGTGGCTTAGCCCGCTACTGATTAAGGCGTTATTGTTTTTTGGCACTAAGTGGTTAAGTGTGACCTTGTTAGCAGCATTTTTTATATTGGGTACTATTGCCGATAGGAAAAATCAATTATGAGTCGCTATGGCCCAGAGTACTGGGATAAGTACGGCAGTTACCGTACGCCTATCGCCTTTCATTTAAGTGTGCTGGTATTGTTACGAGCTTACTTTATTTGGATAGTGGCAGGGTTAAGCCGACGCCCAGAATTGGATTTGATGTCGATATTTTTTAAATCTAAAAACGATTTTTTTATTGCCATTGCCATTGGCGCTGTAGCCATAGTACCAACTATTTTATTTTGTTTACGCCGACCCCGCGAGTCTCATAAAAGTAGTGAGCGCTTAGCTAAGATTTGGCGTTATATGCGCTGGCCTCTTATTTTGTGTGCGGTAATAGATTTAACCTGGTTGAGTGTTCAAGCGGCTCATAGCTATTATCATTTTTCGTTATTTTTAGCGATTCAAATGGTGATTGTATTATGGGTGCTGTGGTACTTAGCTAAAAGTCGTTATTTAACGGTGTTTTTTAATGATTGGCCTGAGCCTACCGAAAAAGCCGCAGCAGAAAAGCGCCTTAATAAGGATTAGAAGTGGACGCTATAAATAAAAAAATAGCTAAGGTAGTGCTGTTTATAGGTGTGGCGCTTAGTGTGCTAATGCTAACTACAAAGCTTACAGAGCAGCCTTGGTTTATATTTTTATTTGTTTTATGGATATTTGTATTTTGCTCATGTTGTTACCGATTAACCCCATTGTTTAAAACACGAAACCAAATTAATGATTTTATTAAGCGCGATGCAAAACACTTAGTACTGTTTAGCTTAGCGGGATTTTTTGATAAAAAGTCTGGCCCGCAGTGGTTAGCAATAAAAAATATTAAGCGCCTTTCAACCCGCAATAATGAACTACTAGTACACAGCTACCAGCACACGCAATTTAGTATTAGTTTACCTGCGTCAAAAGTAGAACTAGATGCTTTTTTACAGCAGATACTGACTAATTCAGAAAGACAAAGTATTACATTTGATTAGGTTGATCTTAAGCAAATGTAATAACGTAATAATTAACCAATAAAGCTAAATTCGATTATAGCTAACCAAGCATTTAAAGAGGCTGTTATGTTGAAGTGGAATGATGTTATTAATTTTGCCAATAATGGCAATCCAGCGCCGCCGAAAAAGGTAATTAAAACCGACGCTCAGTGGCAAGAGTTATTATCTGAAGATACCTATTACGTTACTCGTAAAAAAGGCACTGAGCGACCGCACAGCTCCGGTAGCTGCACATTATTAGAGCCAGGCAAGTATGTATGTATATGTTGCGATAACTTATTGTTTGATGCAGATGAAAAGTTTGATAGCGGTACGGGCTGGCCTTCGTTTACAAAACCCGCAACAATAGAAGCTGTTGCCTATATTAGTGATAGCACTCATGGGATGCAGCGTATTGAAGCCGTATGTAATGTGTGCGATGCGCACTTAGGTCATGTGTTTCCAGATGGTCCATTACCGACTGGCCTGCGATATTGCGTTAATGCTGCGTCAATGAAAAAGCTTTAACGCGTTTAGTCGGCTTGAATATCTAGCTGCATATCTTTTGCTTTATGCAAAATTTTATTTAAACGCTGCGCCTGATCTGCAGGTAGTTTGGCTTTACTCAGTAAGGCGTAGCATTTTTTAGCAAGCCCCATATTAAACGAATCTCCCCCTTGTTGTTTGGTCGAATCAAACAAGCACTGTAATAAGTTAAGTGCGATACTCTGATTACGAGGCATTACCCTAAATGCTTGAGTAAACGCTTCTAGCGCCGTATTTAATTGCCCTCTATTAAATTGATTTACAGCATGGTTGTTTAACTCTTTAGGCCCCATTTTAATATCGCGACGCTCGCTTTGCTGTTGTTGAATATAACGTAAATAGGTTGTATCGCTTACACTTGGATGACGCTGACAATGCGTAATTATTTGGGCAAATAAATTTTGAGCTTTTTGATGAAAACCCAGTTCGTGAAATGCTTTTGCTTTATCGAGTGCGCCGTCTACAGAGCGAATTTGTGTATCATCTTCATCAAGCTGTTCTATTAGCCGCTTAGCTTTTTGATGTTCATCTTTTAAGTAGTGTAGGCGTGCGTTTAATACATCGATTTGCGCCTGATTTACATTATTGGGAAACTGCTTTTTTAAATCATTAATATATTGATTAGTTTGGCGAGAAATACGTTGTATTTGATCCGTTTGATCTGTGGTCAGCGCAAAGTCGATACCGGCACGCGCCGCATTTAAATAAATATCTGGGCTATCGTGAATTGAGTATTTTGCATAGCTTGCAATATCTTTTTGGGTTAAGTAGCTCTTTTCATAATCGTGATTAATTAACGATACATTACTTAAAGACTTTTGACGCATAATATTAAGAGGAGCAATATCCGCAGCCTGACTTAAAAACTCTTGCGCGAGCTCAAATTGATTAAGCTTTATTTCTAAACGACCTAATAAATCAAGCGCGATTAAACGAGTTTCGTTGCGCTCTAACATGGTTTTAAGCATGCGCTGCGCTAAAATATGTTCATTGTTTTCTATCAGCGCTTCTACTAAACCTACTTTAGCCCATGCAAATTTTTGGATGTCGAGTACCGACTTAAAAAAGTCTTTGGCTTCTTTGTTACGGTTAAGGCGAAGTAGGGCATCGCCTTTTAAGCGCAGCAAAATAGGGCTGTAGTTGTTATTTTTATTTAATGCTGCACTTATGTATTTAAGTGCTTTGGAGTCATTACCGTCATCAATAAAATTATAAACTGTTTGTAAATCACGTTTGCGTTTTAAAATACGCTCTATACGTATTTTAAGCTCTTGTGCTGTAAATGGTTTAACCAAAAAATCATCGGGTTGTAATTCAAGAACACTATGCACAAGCGAACCACTTGTTTCTGCAGAAATAAAAATAAACCCAGTGGAGCTTTTAATTAACTGCTTTATTCGCAATTCCTCATAAAGCTGATAACCATCTTGATGCTTATTTAGATTGAATGAGCATACAATTAAATCAAATTGCTCGTTTATACACTGCTCTTTTGCCGAGTTAGCATGATCTGCAAATCGTAACTGTCCAAAGCCAAGCTTTTCTAGCGATTGTTTCATATAGCTTTGGGCAAGTGGTTGCTCCTCTACTATAAGTATTTTGGCTGTTGAATAGATCTTTGTTGGCATTTGGCTTAACAGTGATTACGTTTAACACAGACTATAATCAACAGTTTAGCTGCTTACAAGGGAATTTAGGTTATTACTCAACTTTATTAAGTACTTAATATGCATTCATAGGCTTATATGTGGTGGGTGATACTTAGCTTGATACCTGCGATCCTCGCCATTCGTTATAAAGGGCGGCGATGCTCTTTTTCTTTCAGCTGAGCTAATTACCCAAAAGGACATATATATTATTTAAGTATTTGATTGTGATATTAGAGATACTAAGAAGTGTTTATATGTGGTGGGTGATACTGGACTTGAACCAGTGACCCTCGCCTTGTAAGGGCGATGCTCTCCCAACTGAGCTAATCACCCACATATAAAATAGGTATAACGCTTAATTAAATGCTTTGAACATTTAAACTGTAATTTGGTGGGTGATACTGGACTTGAACCAGTGACCCTCGCCTTGTAAGGGCGATGCTCTCCCAACTGAGCTAATCACCCAAATTACATTATTAACTATCAAGGGTGATAGTTAATGCTGGACTTTAACCAGTAATCCTCGCCATTATTTGCAAAAGGCGGTGATACTTTCTTCTTTTGTAACTGAGCTAATCACCCAAATTACATTTAATACGCACCATTTATAAAAATGGTGGGTCGTACTGGACTTGAACCAGTGACCCTCGCCTTGTAAGGGCGATGCTCTCCCAACTGAGCTAACGACCCATATTAAATTTTAAACGCGACTATTAATATAACAATAGGTTTTATATGTGGTGGGTGATACTGGACTTGAACCAGTGACCCTCGCCTTGTAAGGGCGATGCTCTCCCAACTGAGCTAATCACCCACATATAAATTAAAACGCTACTATTAAAATAAATAGTACTGGATTTTAACCAGTGAACACTGCCTTTACTTGTAAATAGCGGCTATGCTCTCTTTTTTCTAACTGAGCTAATCATCCATTTAGATTTTGTAATATACACCATTTTAAAAATGGTGGGTCGTACTGGACTTGAACCAGTGACCCTCGCCTTGTAAGGGCGATGCTCTCCCAACTGAGCTAACGACCCATATTACATACTACTACCTATACAGATAGTACTGGACTTTAACCAGTGAACTTCGCCATTACTTGTAAGTAGCGGTGATGCTCTCTTTTTGTAACTGAGCTAACAACCCATATTACAATTTTAAAACGCGACTATTGATATGATAATAACTTTTATATGTGGTGGGTGATACTGGACTTGAACCAGTGACCCTCGCCTTGTAAGGGCGATGCTCTCCCAACTGAGCTAATCACCCACATATAAATTAAAACGCTACTATTAAAATAAATAGTACTGGACTTTAACCAGTGAACTTCGCCCTTACTTGTAAGTATTGGTGATGCTCTCTTTTTTCTAACTGAGTTAATTACTCATATAGAAATTTAGATGTGAACACTTATAAAAAGTGGTGGGTGATACTGGACTTGAACCAGTGACCCTCGCCTTGTAAGGGCGATGCTCTCCCAACTGAGCTAATCACCCACATCTAAACAACAACACAATGCTGCGTTGTTGTGGGGCGCTATTATAGATAGAGTTGTAAATGTGTCAACACTTGAATGATAAAAATATGCTGAGTGGGGTTTTTATAAACAACTAGTAATGTTTGGAGTTTGTTTTATCGACAAATCAATGCTTAGTGTTTAAATAAACAGCGTATTATCTGTTTAGGCCTAGATAGTTAATGTCTAAAATCAAGAAAGTAATAAGCCAATTTATTTTAACTTAGTTGCTATGTGCTTTTATTGATCATAAAGCGCAGCTTAATAAAGTAATCATTTATGTTACAAATTTAGACGTAATTAAATCGCCTTTAAATTAAACCAATTTTAATCTGCAAAAAACAACGCGATCTAATAGTGCGTAAAGTGGTTGTTATGCCAAGGCATAAAGTAAGGATACGCTATTGAACGATGAACTAAATATGCCAAGTTGAATTTGCATATAAATGTATACCTTTTCTATGCTCGATAAAAATTAAAACAAGTAGAGCAGGGGTTATCTAATCATCCAGCCATAATTTATAATACGCTCAAGGAGCTAATTTACTGTAAATTGTCCATTTTAGCCTGCTTGGTAGCCAGTTTGTTGAAAAATAAACCATTTAAATAAAGCAGAACAAAAAACTGTTGACTTTATTTTGGGTGGTGCATAGAATGCGCCCCGCACTAAGCAATACACGACGTGTTTATCACAGCGTGTGTAAATAAGTTGGGGCTATAGCTCAGCTGGGAGAGCGCTTCGCTGGCAGTGAAGAGGTCTGCGGTTCGATCCCGCATAGCTCCACCAACTTATTAGTGTTTGTCCTAGGGTAGCAGTTTTCTGTGTCCCCATCGTCTAGAGGCCTAGGACACCGCCCTTTCACGGCGGTAACAGGGGTTCGAATCCCCTTGGGGACGCCACTTAGCTTTAATTAGTTAAAGGCGGTTTTACCGAGAAAATAGCGTCACAATTAAAGCTCGAGTCTTTACTTGTATTAAACGCAATTACCTTAAAGCTCAGGATGTGAGTTAAACTAATCAACTGTCCTAGTGATACATTTATGTGTCCCCATCGTCTAGAGGCCTAGGACACCGCCCTTTCACGGCGGTAACAGGGGTTCGAATCCCCTTGGGGACGCCACTTACTATTTAATAGTCAGTGCAGTGTTATTAAGAAAGCTCGCCTGAAACGAGTCTAAAAATTCAGTTGTCCTAGTGACACAGAAAATGTTTCTGAGAAGATAATGCCATTCGCCTCACAGGCTCGGTCTCATCTTACACAGAAATAGCAAATCAATGATTTGCAAACCAATTTCTGCGTCCCCATCGTCTAGAGGCCTAGGACACCGCCCTTTCACGGCGGTAACAGGGGTTCGAATCCCCTTGGGGACGCCACTTACTTATTTTTAATAGGGAAGTGCAGTGTTATTAAGAAAGCTCGCCTGAAACGAGTCTAAAAATTCAGTTGTCCTAGTGACACATTTCTGTGTCCCCATCGTCTAGAGGCCTAGGACACCGCCCTTTCACGGCGGTAACAGGGGTTCGAATCCCCTTGGGGACGCCACTTACTTATTTTAAGTATTGTATAAAGCAGTGTGATACCACACTCTCTATTCATGACATTATCAAGAAAAATTATATCTTGTAAATGCCGCTTAATTTATTTAATAAGCTAGTGTAGTGTTATTAGAATAAAGTTATAAGTTACTATCCTCATTCTATATTTTCATATCTATCTATTTATACTTCGTTACAAAACCAATATTACAATTGTTTCATATTCCTTGTTGTACTTTTAATTAGCCTTTAAACTCAAGCCGTTGATAAAAATATTGCTACAGAAACATCATTCCAAGCGTAACACTTATTGAATCAGTGAAATAAAACGCGATTAAAATCACTATACCGTATAAAAAATACAAACTAAATAATGGGTTAACTATAGTTTTGTCACATGATCTTGCCCCAAGTTTTGTTAAACAGCGCAACAAAATAGTGAGCAATATTAGTAAAGCTGAGATCAATACATTAGCGGCTTTTTTGTTCTATTCAGTGCCAATAAAGCTGTTAATAGCTATTATAAAGATAAATGTCCAACTCATTAGGAGGTTATATATGGCAAGTGGATGGGCACGAGAAGGTGCAGTTCAAGATCAAATAGACGCAAGTGTTAACGATGCCGTTCAGTACGCTCGCAGTAACTTGGCTTCAGGAGCAAGTGCTGAGTTGTGCGAAGAATGTGATGCTGCGATCCCTCAAGCGCGTAGATTGGCGTTACCCGGTGTTCGCTATTGCGTTACATGCCAGCAAGCAATAGAAGGTAAGAGCGCAACAGCAGGGGCTTTTAATCGCCGAGGCAGTAAAGACAGTCAACTGCGCTAAAAAAGGTGCTAAAAGCACCTTTTTAATTAAAAAAAACTTGTTTAGATACAAATTTAAAAACGACTTATATCTTCTTTTTTCTGAATAAGCTCAATTGCATAGCCATCGGGGTCTTTTACAAAAGCAATTTCAGTGCTGCCGCCTTTTACCGGGCCAGGCTCACGACTCACATTACCACCGGCTGCTTTAATATCGGCGCAGGTTTGGTAAATATCGTCAAACTCAATTGCAATATGTCCATAAGCATTGCCTAAGTCGTAACTGTCGTGATCCCAGTTATAGGTTAGCTCTAATACCGTATTGTCTTTTTCGTCTCCGTAACCAACAAAAGCTAAGGTATAACGATATTCTTCGTTATCTGCACGGCGTAACTCTTTCATCCCAAGTACTTTGGTATAAAATTCGATTGATTTTTCTAAATCAGCAACACGTAACATAGTGTGTAATAAACGCATTTAAGCACCCTTGAATTGTCTTTAAATTTTAAAAATACTGTTACAACATGACTAAGGCTGTGCAAAATAGCGCTTATTATAATAGTAAGCTAAAACTCATTTTTATAATATATCTCATGTTTGCTTAGCAACTACTTTGGCAATACACAGAGTAAAGCACTGCAATTTGAGACTCAAAATATAATTGTGTATTCAGCGCAGGCCTTAAAATATAACAGTAGTAAGTCTTGATGCACATTCTATGGTTTTCATATAGATTTGCAATACA includes the following:
- a CDS encoding DUF3392 family protein, translated to MADLLNILNTLLINVGQWLHSYLYNLSMLIMVCLVSLYAGDIIKLTKGLVVRRHFIVRVLCFVLITAFGFGFVVVWLSPLLIKALLFFGTKWLSVTLLAAFFILGTIADRKNQL
- the msrB gene encoding peptide-methionine (R)-S-oxide reductase MsrB, with the translated sequence MLKWNDVINFANNGNPAPPKKVIKTDAQWQELLSEDTYYVTRKKGTERPHSSGSCTLLEPGKYVCICCDNLLFDADEKFDSGTGWPSFTKPATIEAVAYISDSTHGMQRIEAVCNVCDAHLGHVFPDGPLPTGLRYCVNAASMKKL
- a CDS encoding DUF2919 domain-containing protein gives rise to the protein MSRYGPEYWDKYGSYRTPIAFHLSVLVLLRAYFIWIVAGLSRRPELDLMSIFFKSKNDFFIAIAIGAVAIVPTILFCLRRPRESHKSSERLAKIWRYMRWPLILCAVIDLTWLSVQAAHSYYHFSLFLAIQMVIVLWVLWYLAKSRYLTVFFNDWPEPTEKAAAEKRLNKD
- the gloA gene encoding lactoylglutathione lyase, with the protein product MRLLHTMLRVADLEKSIEFYTKVLGMKELRRADNEEYRYTLAFVGYGDEKDNTVLELTYNWDHDSYDLGNAYGHIAIEFDDIYQTCADIKAAGGNVSREPGPVKGGSTEIAFVKDPDGYAIELIQKKEDISRF
- the zipA gene encoding cell division protein ZipA; this translates as MAEELRWVLIVISVFVIGGLLVHGLWSVRKKDNPEIPANERVEPQHTAHSHSPSAEPAQSVAFEQEEPQFGELNFDANEPQIDTSVPEVPIEDDLSVIEPEHDLEPSEEPAEVSDFVIVHIQMPDGMSMQGSKLLPAVNTLGFKYSEEGFFNRHLDPAGQGPVLFRLVNMYNPGTFDIDNMEQFSTAGVSLFMTLPCEGDGLAAFNMLHSAAKKLSDEFGAQILDAQREEMTVDRVRQYVEQVRAFSA
- a CDS encoding tetratricopeptide repeat-containing response regulator gives rise to the protein MPTKIYSTAKILIVEEQPLAQSYMKQSLEKLGFGQLRFADHANSAKEQCINEQFDLIVCSFNLNKHQDGYQLYEELRIKQLIKSSTGFIFISAETSGSLVHSVLELQPDDFLVKPFTAQELKIRIERILKRKRDLQTVYNFIDDGNDSKALKYISAALNKNNNYSPILLRLKGDALLRLNRNKEAKDFFKSVLDIQKFAWAKVGLVEALIENNEHILAQRMLKTMLERNETRLIALDLLGRLEIKLNQFELAQEFLSQAADIAPLNIMRQKSLSNVSLINHDYEKSYLTQKDIASYAKYSIHDSPDIYLNAARAGIDFALTTDQTDQIQRISRQTNQYINDLKKQFPNNVNQAQIDVLNARLHYLKDEHQKAKRLIEQLDEDDTQIRSVDGALDKAKAFHELGFHQKAQNLFAQIITHCQRHPSVSDTTYLRYIQQQQSERRDIKMGPKELNNHAVNQFNRGQLNTALEAFTQAFRVMPRNQSIALNLLQCLFDSTKQQGGDSFNMGLAKKCYALLSKAKLPADQAQRLNKILHKAKDMQLDIQAD
- a CDS encoding DksA/TraR family C4-type zinc finger protein, which translates into the protein MASGWAREGAVQDQIDASVNDAVQYARSNLASGASAELCEECDAAIPQARRLALPGVRYCVTCQQAIEGKSATAGAFNRRGSKDSQLR
- the ligA gene encoding NAD-dependent DNA ligase LigA, which codes for MASSISEQINHLRSTLEQHSYNYYVLDTPSIPDAEYDRLLQQLSALETQHPELITADSPTQKVGGAALSKFEQVAHQVPMLSLDNAFSENEFIAFNRRIKERLMSTEELTFCCEPKLDGLAVSIIYRDGVLVQAATRGDGVTGENVTQNVKTIRNVPLKLRGNDYPAELEVRGEVFMDNAGFEKFNIEAEKRGEKVFVNPRNAAAGSLRQLDSKITAKRPLMFYAYSTGLVADGSIAEDHYQQLEKLTDWGLPLCPETKLVEGPQAALAYYTDILTRRGELKYEIDGVVIKINQKALQERLGFVARAPRWAIAYKFPAQEEITKLLDVEFQVGRTGAITPVARLEPVFVGGVTVSNATLHNGDEIARLGVKVGDTVIIRRAGDVIPQITQVVLERRPDDARDIEFPVTCPICDSHVEKVEGEAVARCTGGLVCPAQRKQAIKHFASRKALDIDGLGDKIVDQLVDRELIKTPADLFILKQGHFESLERMGPKSAKNLVTALQDAKATTLAKFLYSLGIREAGEATTQNLANHFLTLENVINASIDSLTQVSDVGEIVATHVRSFFAEQHNLDVVNALVEQGINWPELTPPSAQEQPLAGLVYVLTGTLNTLNRNDAKARLQQLGAKVSGSVSAKTDALVAGEKAGSKLTKAQDLGIDVLTEEDLINLLEQHNG